The sequence TAGCCTCGCTCGTACGTCATTCGCACTAGCACTAAACAATCATCACAAAagattacaaaacaaaaaaaaccatcacgTCTCCCGAGACTCCAAATAATCTAATGGCCGAAAAACCAATCCGGTTTGGAATAATCGGTTGCGCAGATATCGCCCGAAAATTGTCTCGCGCAATTACTTTAGCACCCAACGCTGAACTCTCCGCTGTCGCTAGCCGCTCCTTGGATAAAGCCTCCGCTTTTGCCAAAGCCAACAACTTTCCACCCAGCGCCAAGATTTATGGCTCATACGAGGACCTCCTCGACGACCCAGATATCGATGCCGTCTATGTCCCTTTGCCCACCAGCCTTCACGTCAAATGGGCATGCTTGGTTGCCCAGAAGAAGAAGCATATCTTGTTGGAGAAGCCTGTTGGGCTTAATGTTACGGAGCTTGATAAAATCGTGGAGGCTTGTGAGGCAAATGGAGTGCAAATTATGGATGGAACCATGTGGATACATAATCCCAGAACTCACAAGATGAAAGAGTTCTTGAACGATAAGGAGCGGTTTGGAGAGCTCAAAAATGTAAGTTTTAAAtcctttcttttgttatttttagtatttcttttgggtgattttgttattttcagttAATTATGGATTTTGTGCTGTTTATAGCTAAGTTATTTGGATAGAATTACTTAGCGTACGTTTTATGCAGAATATCCAATATTTATTCATGGCTGATTTCATTTTTTGGACTTGTATCAGGGAGAGTTAACATTTTGCCAAGAATAgggttttatttgatttcatagTTTGCATCATGTATCCATTTGTTATTAATTGGACAAAATAATCCTTTTGTTTCTAATTCTAGATATATAAGATGAagtaattgtaaaaaaaatgtcattttatatCGTATTCCCGGCCCCATCTATGATAGGACGATGTGACGCGGGGAATTGTAGTCTATTTTGGATCTACTCCAATATCCGGACCGTAACATAATGCTTGAGAAACCCTGATTTTATATCTTTCGCTATACGTCGAATCACCATTTCCTCCGTATATTTGACTTAATTACCAGAGGTTCCTCATCCCGTTTAGGGGGAATTGTTTTGTTGGTACACAGTTCATCTGCTCCACTCCTGATTTTCATCCCTCTAAACTACCTAGCCATGAGTAGGTTGACCTCGTTATTTGAAGTTTCGCTACTTCATCATCATTGACACCATTCGCCAACCAAACTTAGCTCTTGTTGTCTTGGTTTGCATTAGTTAGAATGATAGGGTTATGCCATTGTGTCGTTAATTGGTGAAATAATGTGAGGTACAATAAATGTTTTTCTCGTAGCAGTGTGATTTTTATGCTATAGCTTATTTATGCTCaaacaaaactttaaattttgattttgattttttttttgtatcatggGATTGGTTGAGGTCTCCTGTTCTTTAAAAGTGGTTTTAAACTTTCATTTGTAACGTGGTAGATATATTCCTTTTTGAAGTGAATTGATGCTGCTGCTTCATTCTTTGCTAACCTGTGAATTTAGCAGTTTGCTAATCTTCGTTTCTGGCTAGGTTTGCATTAATTATAACCCTATGCCTTTTGCCCGTTGCTAGGAAACCAGAATTTACAATGATATCAAATTTTCTAAATGTCTTACAATCCTATTCCACTGAAACCAAAATGGATCATCCAACGTATATTGGCTGGCATTGAAACTTTGAACTCGTGTTTTAATTTGGCAAAAGCGTTTCTGACACCGCCAGGTTATTTTGAAACCCAATGCATCCCAAATGTTCGGTTCATGACACCATCTTAGCCCCCGTTTCTATGCTTGTTTGGAATGTTTTGAGTGGGATGGTTAGCAGGGATTGGGCAAAGGCCTCGTGAGAAGTCAAGAATTGGGTATTGATAACATTTCCATGCCCACTGGGAATTTGTGGATTGCTCTATCACCGAAAGCTTTTCCTTCAAAGGGAATTCTAAAATTATGGACTTTGAGAGTTGGGTTGGTTGGGTGCATGTGTGACCGagtgtgtgtttgatattgtagtatatgatgttttttaaaagtgtttttatgcttgaaaacacatgaaaataatttttttattatttttgacatcattacatcaaaactatcagaaaatattaaaaaataataatcaaattgatgttttttcaagtgaaacacaaaaacaaatagtacTTGAATCTGTTTAATTTGCGTATCTTATACACATATAGATTAACTTGGAATCATTGTGTGTTATATGGTTTGTTTCTactcatttttatcaaatatattattattcttaacAAAATCTAAGATAGGAGGTGAATTCAGTGTTTAGATCCCtctgaacaatttttttttaatttagattttttttttaaattcattttttaatattgaatttattaggAACTAAACTTTATAATGtgtttcaatttgctttttatgagattattctaGTTTCATGACTCAGATTGTAAGTTTGGAGGGTTAACTCGAATTGATTCGGGTTGTTTGTTTTcgcgtcattttttttttaattgaactttctTTTTCCTAGTTCTATGctttaacattgggttgattgagaattaaactttataatttattttaatttgttttctatgaggttatcacaTTTTGAGGACTCGAGTTgtgggtttgacaagttaatttgAGGTGACTCTAGTAATTGTTTgggtcattttttaaatttcatactttaacattgagtttatcATGGATtgtgcttcataatttatttcaatttgttttctatgagttgccatcttattttttttttaaaaaaagatattttaaattttttttagttaaattatgtttttacaggttgttgtaattgttttttgattcATCAAGTCAACTGGTCATATCAGTGAATTCCAAaatggtttatatttttttttttatttctactaaaaaaacatgttaacaaTGCCTAAAATTTTTTGATGCAAGTCAATGATCTATTGTTGTCATAAAATCCCATTTGGTAGAACGCTCTGTGCTGACATCCATTTGGGATGATGTGGAAGCTAAGCATGAGTGAGCTAGGTTGGGTTTGTTAAATCCGAAGATCTAAACCAAGCACAATATGGACTTCTTTAAAGCCTTGAAAACGAAGGGCCTTTTAGGCTTCCTTGGCCTGGTTGTTTATGATTTTAGTATTTGCTAAGTTAATTCTTCAGTTTAgccattaggaaaaaaaatattgacaagttTAAATATGAAATCAATGTACAAGGGCTGGGGTACAGTATAAGACTGTTGTGGGAGAGTTGTGAGGATATTATGTGTTTGCTTTCTCATGCAAAGCCTGCAGCAAATCAATTTCTACTATACACAAGTTTTTGGTGTCATAAAATTTCTCTGGTGTCCTGCAGATGCACAGCTGCTTTACATTTGCTGCTGATGAGGATTTTCTCAAGAATGACATTCGTGTGAAGTCAGATCTTGACGCTCTCGGTGCTCTCGGTGATGCGGGCTGGTATGGCATCAGGTCAATTCTCTGGGCCGTTGACTATGAACTGCCGAAAACTGTAACAGCGTTGCCTGGGGCTGTTTTAAATGAAGCAGGGGTTATTTTGTCTTGTGGTGCTGCTCTGCATTGGGAAGATGGGAAAGTGGCAACTTTCCATTGCTCTTTTTTGGCTCATTTGACAATGGACATTACTGCTATTGGAACAGCGGGGACGTTGCATCTCAATGATTTCATAATTCCTTTTGGAGAGAAGGAAGCGTCGTTCACAACAGTTTCAAAATCTGGGTTCACAGATCTTGTGACAGGTTGGGTGCCTGTGCCAAGCCAGCACACTGTAACCACA is a genomic window of Populus alba chromosome 5, ASM523922v2, whole genome shotgun sequence containing:
- the LOC118061767 gene encoding uncharacterized oxidoreductase At4g09670; the protein is MAEKPIRFGIIGCADIARKLSRAITLAPNAELSAVASRSLDKASAFAKANNFPPSAKIYGSYEDLLDDPDIDAVYVPLPTSLHVKWACLVAQKKKHILLEKPVGLNVTELDKIVEACEANGVQIMDGTMWIHNPRTHKMKEFLNDKERFGELKNMHSCFTFAADEDFLKNDIRVKSDLDALGALGDAGWYGIRSILWAVDYELPKTVTALPGAVLNEAGVILSCGAALHWEDGKVATFHCSFLAHLTMDITAIGTAGTLHLNDFIIPFGEKEASFTTVSKSGFTDLVTGWVPVPSQHTVTTDLPQEACMVSEFARLVGNIKANGAKPDPKWPSISRKTQLVLDAVTTSIAQGSKPVEI